The window AAATCAAAACACCTCTACTTGCCGCTTAAATACTGATGCATTGCCGCCGCCGCCTTTTTACCGGCCCCCATGGCCTGAATCACCGTCGCCGCACCGGTCACGATATCACCGCCGGCATAAACTCCGGGCATGCTGGTCGCACCGGTTTCCGGATCGGCCACGATA is drawn from Pseudomonadota bacterium and contains these coding sequences:
- a CDS encoding dihydropyrimidine dehydrogenase (NADH-dependent; catalyzes the conversion of pyrimidines to 5,6-dihydro compounds in pyrimidine degradation), with amino-acid sequence GRRRPQPVAGSEFVVEVDTVVVAIGNGPNPLVPSTTPDLKTNRWGNIVADPETGATSMPGVYAGGDIVTGAATVIQAMGAGKKAAAAMHQYLSGK